Proteins found in one Methylophilaceae bacterium genomic segment:
- the hpnE gene encoding hydroxysqualene dehydroxylase HpnE, which produces MPSIAIVGGGIAGLAAAAKLTQQGQSVTLFEAAPSLGGRARGMDFNGLRLDNGQHILLGAYRETLSLLKIVGVTESKVLMRLPLSLQVKDLTGDLNFSLKTNPLLPAPLHILYGLLTTQGISIKEKLSAIRCMMWMRLNRFTLKHDQSVATFLTTHRQSAVLIKCLWEPLCLAALNTPLSQASAQVFLCVLRDSFAQQQHDADLIFAKTDLSTLMSHPIADYLQQNGSKVVANCAINNIIATDTGYELQTKKQAYVFKTVILACGPHQLKNFTETLPKLSRLTEHFSYRPITTVYLQYKHHISLPEPMIGMVNSLSQWIFDRGQICDQKGLIAVIISAHMPFKQTQDALAAQIADELKQLFPQLIQPIWYKVITEKRATFSCDVALARPTNITAYPNLLIAGDYTAGDYPATIEGAIRSGIKAASFID; this is translated from the coding sequence ATGCCTAGCATTGCTATTGTTGGTGGTGGCATAGCCGGTTTGGCCGCAGCCGCCAAGCTAACGCAGCAAGGTCAATCTGTAACCCTATTTGAAGCAGCGCCAAGCTTGGGTGGCCGTGCGCGCGGGATGGATTTTAACGGCTTGCGACTAGATAACGGCCAGCATATTTTATTGGGCGCCTATCGTGAAACGCTTAGCTTATTAAAGATAGTTGGCGTGACAGAGTCAAAAGTGTTAATGCGCTTACCTCTTAGCTTACAAGTTAAAGATTTAACCGGCGATTTAAACTTTTCCCTAAAGACCAATCCTCTGTTACCAGCGCCATTACATATTTTATATGGGCTATTAACCACGCAAGGCATATCAATCAAAGAGAAACTATCAGCTATCCGTTGCATGATGTGGATGCGTTTAAACCGCTTTACACTCAAACATGACCAATCTGTAGCTACTTTTTTAACCACACATCGCCAATCAGCCGTCTTAATTAAGTGCTTATGGGAGCCGCTGTGTCTGGCCGCGCTTAATACACCGCTGAGTCAAGCTAGTGCGCAAGTATTCTTATGTGTTTTACGTGATAGTTTTGCGCAGCAACAACATGATGCCGATCTGATTTTTGCTAAAACCGATTTAAGTACTTTAATGAGTCATCCCATTGCAGACTATTTGCAGCAAAATGGTAGTAAAGTCGTTGCTAATTGCGCTATTAACAATATTATTGCAACTGATACTGGTTATGAACTGCAAACCAAAAAGCAAGCCTATGTATTTAAAACAGTCATCTTGGCCTGTGGGCCGCATCAATTAAAAAACTTTACCGAGACCTTGCCCAAACTAAGTCGGCTAACTGAGCATTTTAGTTATCGGCCTATTACTACCGTTTATTTGCAATACAAACATCACATTTCATTACCGGAACCGATGATCGGCATGGTGAATAGCCTAAGCCAATGGATATTTGATAGGGGTCAGATCTGCGATCAAAAAGGATTAATTGCTGTGATAATTAGCGCGCATATGCCTTTCAAGCAAACACAAGACGCTTTAGCAGCGCAAATAGCCGATGAGTTGAAGCAATTATTCCCACAATTAATACAGCCAATTTGGTATAAAGTCATTACAGAAAAACGCGCCACATTTAGTTGTGATGTTGCTTTAGCCAGACCGACCAATATCACAGCTTATCCTAACTTATTGATAGCAGGCGACTATACCGCTGGCGATTATCCAGCCACGATTGAAGGGGCAATAAGAAGTGGTATAAAGGCGGCTTCTTTTATTGATTAA
- the hpnC gene encoding squalene synthase HpnC produces MRANKPILQAPDHTVLAKQHYENFPVASVVLPKRLRYPIALIYHFARCADDFADEGNLTQFERLALLQHYVDEIDIINNVGNSNSAFFTELAQMIKDNQLPLAPFYDLLDAFKQDVTKTHYANFDEVLDYCNRSANPIGRLLLYLFNKATPENLTYSDCVCSALQLINFYQDIAIDYDANAHQSRLYLCLDEMAQFGVTEQQIANKEMNQNWVQFMQFNIERAEIMLQKGKPLARILPGRMGLEMRLIIGGGETIIRKLKKVNGDIFNRRPTVKAWDWPYIFLKAFI; encoded by the coding sequence ATGCGTGCGAATAAACCCATTTTACAAGCCCCTGATCATACTGTACTTGCCAAACAGCATTATGAAAACTTTCCCGTTGCTTCTGTTGTTTTGCCCAAGCGTTTACGTTACCCAATTGCCTTGATATACCATTTTGCGCGATGTGCAGATGATTTTGCTGATGAAGGTAATTTGACACAATTTGAAAGACTCGCGCTATTACAACACTATGTTGATGAGATCGATATCATTAACAACGTAGGTAATAGTAACTCTGCTTTTTTTACTGAATTGGCACAGATGATTAAGGATAATCAGCTGCCATTAGCTCCTTTTTACGACTTATTAGATGCATTCAAACAAGATGTTACAAAAACGCACTATGCAAATTTTGATGAAGTGCTAGATTACTGTAACCGTTCAGCCAATCCTATTGGCAGACTATTACTATATCTGTTTAACAAGGCTACGCCTGAAAACCTCACTTATTCAGATTGCGTATGTAGTGCGCTACAACTGATTAACTTTTATCAAGATATTGCCATTGATTATGATGCAAATGCTCATCAAAGTCGCCTCTATCTGTGCTTAGATGAAATGGCACAATTTGGCGTTACCGAACAACAAATTGCAAACAAAGAAATGAATCAGAACTGGGTACAATTCATGCAATTTAATATTGAGCGTGCAGAAATCATGTTACAAAAAGGTAAGCCTCTCGCTCGGATCTTACCAGGTCGCATGGGGTTAGAAATGCGGTTAATTATCGGCGGCGGAGAAACGATTATTCGTAAGTTAAAAAAAGTGAATGGTGATATTTTTAACCGCCGCCCTACTGTGAAAGCCTGGGATTGGCCTTATATTTTTCTAAAAGCATTCATTTGA
- the hpnD gene encoding presqualene diphosphate synthase HpnD, translating into MTPQQYCKDKTKKSGSSFTVSFIFLPKPKREAMIALYAFCREVDDIVDECTDYNVAQTKINWWKTEIENLYADKPQHPVSFALQPVIKQFDLAKEHFLEIIDGMEMDLQFNRYEDFKQLQLYCYRVASVVGLLSAQIFGFQNRNTLKFAHDLGMAFQLTNISRDVGEDARRGRIYLPLDELAKAKVTEEDILNSRKTNEVKALIEFQLERAERFYDKALKQLPNEDAKQQLPGLMMAAIYRTLLREIKADGAENVLTHKIAIPPLRKLLLALKAYYKYA; encoded by the coding sequence ATGACACCTCAGCAATATTGTAAAGACAAAACCAAAAAAAGCGGCTCTAGCTTTACAGTGAGTTTTATTTTTTTGCCTAAACCAAAACGTGAAGCCATGATTGCGCTTTATGCTTTTTGTCGCGAAGTCGACGATATTGTTGACGAATGCACGGATTACAACGTAGCGCAAACCAAAATCAATTGGTGGAAAACGGAAATAGAAAATTTATATGCTGATAAACCGCAACATCCGGTTAGTTTTGCTTTGCAACCGGTGATTAAACAATTTGACTTAGCCAAAGAGCATTTCTTAGAAATTATTGATGGTATGGAAATGGATTTACAGTTTAATCGCTATGAAGACTTTAAACAGTTACAACTCTACTGCTATCGTGTTGCTAGCGTCGTCGGTTTACTTAGCGCGCAAATATTTGGCTTCCAAAATCGTAATACACTTAAATTTGCGCATGATTTAGGCATGGCGTTCCAACTGACGAATATCAGCCGTGATGTTGGCGAAGATGCACGTAGAGGTCGCATTTATTTACCTTTGGATGAACTCGCAAAAGCCAAAGTCACTGAAGAAGATATTTTAAATAGTCGTAAAACAAATGAAGTTAAAGCGCTCATTGAGTTTCAGCTTGAGCGCGCAGAGCGATTTTATGACAAAGCCCTCAAACAATTACCCAATGAAGATGCCAAACAACAATTGCCAGGACTCATGATGGCTGCGATTTACCGCACCCTATTGCGTGAAATTAAAGCGGATGGCGCTGAAAATGTATTGACGCATAAAATTGCTATTCCGCCATTGAGAAAGTTACTACTGGCGCTTAAAGCGTATTATAAATATGCCTAG